The following coding sequences are from one Paenibacillus tundrae window:
- a CDS encoding DUF4363 family protein produces MKTRFWLLYVVPITLIILFCAILASGSFLKRPFGTEDRLLASIQSLEKQVQNKQWSEAKSEAEYAMNAWDHIVNRIQFSVERETIYDILGTLARIKGGVAAQDDQALLEEIYYFYALWDNIGD; encoded by the coding sequence ATGAAAACACGATTCTGGTTGCTGTATGTCGTTCCAATTACCTTAATTATTTTGTTCTGTGCTATTCTCGCATCTGGATCCTTTCTTAAAAGACCTTTCGGTACGGAGGATCGTTTATTGGCGTCGATACAATCACTAGAGAAGCAAGTACAGAACAAGCAATGGTCTGAAGCCAAGTCCGAAGCAGAGTATGCCATGAACGCGTGGGATCACATCGTCAACCGTATCCAGTTCAGCGTAGAGCGTGAAACCATCTATGATATTTTAGGCACGCTTGCTCGAATCAAGGGTGGCGTTGCTGCGCAAGATGATCAGGCACTCCTGGAGGAGATTTATTACTTTTATGCCTTGTGGGATAATATAGGGGACTAA
- a CDS encoding metal ABC transporter permease: MAVFEYEFMQRAFWAGGLIGVIAPILGVYLMLRRQVLMADTLSHVSLAGVALGSVMNLNPVISGFAVAVIGALLVEQLRRSYRTYSEVPVAIIMTSGLALAVVLMSLKTNLSKTFSSYLFGSIVAVSNIQLLMMVVVCVIGLAFFIVLRRPLYNLTFDEETSSIGGVQVKGLSFAFAVLTGMTVAAAMPIVGVLLVSALIVLPAALALRVSRSFATAIVIAVVTGLIGIFSGLTTSYHLNTPPGGTIALILLVFLLTGISAQKLVSLYNRKRHRVAKTQQRAILSIHSKENI; the protein is encoded by the coding sequence ATGGCAGTGTTTGAGTACGAATTCATGCAGCGTGCCTTTTGGGCAGGTGGATTAATTGGCGTCATTGCTCCCATCCTGGGGGTCTACCTCATGCTTCGAAGACAGGTGTTAATGGCTGATACATTATCCCACGTGTCGCTAGCAGGCGTGGCGCTTGGTTCGGTTATGAATCTGAATCCAGTCATCAGTGGCTTCGCCGTTGCGGTCATTGGTGCATTACTGGTTGAACAATTGCGAAGAAGTTATCGAACCTATAGTGAAGTTCCTGTCGCTATTATTATGACATCAGGACTTGCACTTGCCGTTGTTCTTATGAGTTTGAAAACCAATCTGTCCAAAACCTTCAGTTCCTATCTGTTCGGTTCAATTGTTGCCGTCAGTAATATTCAGCTACTGATGATGGTCGTGGTATGTGTTATCGGTTTAGCCTTTTTCATTGTTCTTCGAAGACCACTATACAATTTAACGTTTGATGAAGAGACATCCTCGATCGGTGGCGTTCAGGTTAAAGGGTTATCGTTCGCATTTGCCGTTCTGACAGGAATGACAGTTGCAGCAGCCATGCCTATTGTTGGTGTGTTGCTCGTATCGGCTCTCATTGTGCTGCCAGCAGCACTCGCACTAAGAGTATCACGCAGTTTTGCTACAGCGATTGTTATTGCTGTGGTCACAGGACTTATCGGAATTTTTAGCGGTTTGACAACTTCTTATCATTTGAACACACCACCGGGAGGTACGATTGCACTAATCCTGTTGGTATTTCTGTTGACTGGAATATCAGCGCAAAAGCTGGTTTCACTATATAACCGTAAACGTCACCGCGTAGCAAAAACACAACAAAGAGCCATACTATCTATCCATTCAAAGGAGAATATATAA
- a CDS encoding metal ABC transporter ATP-binding protein — protein sequence MILSSMRDVVFGYGKEPVIDQLSLDIHVGEFVGITGPNGSAKTTMLKLLLGLLKPWSGSVHMNIQNIRGKKLEIGYVPQQVASFNSGFPSTVIELVRSGCYRKLGLFRRFTTEQEAIVERSLREVGMWEYRNTRVGELSGGQKQRICIARALAGQPQVLVLDEPTTGMDRRSREGFYDLMRHYADVHGLTIIMVTHGLEEMGNRLDRTITLERQESEEWQCLSTNSCSVPFGQVD from the coding sequence ATGATACTATCCTCCATGCGTGATGTCGTATTTGGATATGGTAAAGAGCCTGTCATTGATCAACTGTCATTAGATATTCATGTGGGAGAATTCGTAGGCATCACTGGCCCCAATGGTTCTGCGAAGACAACCATGCTGAAATTGCTGCTAGGGCTGCTTAAGCCCTGGAGCGGTTCGGTACATATGAACATACAGAATATCCGCGGTAAAAAGTTAGAGATTGGTTATGTGCCTCAGCAGGTGGCTTCATTCAATAGCGGTTTCCCCAGCACCGTGATTGAATTGGTCCGATCAGGATGTTATCGCAAGCTTGGATTATTTCGTAGGTTTACCACCGAACAGGAAGCCATTGTGGAGCGTAGTCTTCGCGAAGTAGGCATGTGGGAATACAGGAATACGCGAGTAGGCGAACTGTCCGGAGGACAGAAGCAGCGTATCTGTATTGCAAGAGCTCTGGCAGGACAGCCGCAAGTACTTGTGTTAGATGAGCCGACAACGGGGATGGATCGACGCAGTCGGGAAGGCTTCTATGACTTGATGCGCCACTACGCAGATGTTCACGGTCTGACGATCATTATGGTTACACATGGTCTAGAAGAGATGGGCAACCGATTAGATCGAACGATCACGTTGGAGCGTCAAGAAAGTGAGGAATGGCAGTGTTTGAGTACGAATTCATGCAGCGTGCCTTTTGGGCAGGTGGATTAA
- the rpmG gene encoding 50S ribosomal protein L33, giving the protein MRVIVTLACTECGDRNYTTTKNKRNHPERLEMKKYSPRLKKMTIHRETR; this is encoded by the coding sequence ATGAGAGTCATTGTTACATTAGCCTGCACCGAGTGCGGAGATCGCAACTATACAACCACGAAGAATAAACGTAACCATCCCGAGCGCCTTGAGATGAAGAAGTATTCACCACGTTTGAAGAAGATGACGATTCACCGGGAAACACGATAA
- a CDS encoding metal ABC transporter substrate-binding protein, whose protein sequence is MKFSKTAAFGLFFSLALVVAGCGQTKSVSEPDPSTASTPAATERKLNVQVSFYPMYEFTKNVAGDLADVHTLVPAGMEPHDWEPTPQDMASIEKADVLVYNGAGMESWIDQVKDSLSNDKLIQVEASKGINLLEGGEHDHGDAEAEDHDHDHDHASEGTAEEHDHGHDHDHAESATTEDHAHDHGDEAATEDHDHDHADEATEEHSHSHSHSHDHGGLDPHVWLSPALAIQEVRNIEAGLTEAAPEYAEQFKQNADAYVAKLETLDTDFKAAVTDSKRKDFITQHAAFGYLAQEYGLQQVPIAGLSPEQEPSAAQMASVIDFAKEHQVKTIFFETLVSSKVSETIANEVGAKTAVLNPIEGLTEDELAAGMDYISVMRQNLEALKLALNE, encoded by the coding sequence ATGAAATTCAGCAAAACAGCAGCATTTGGACTTTTCTTCAGCCTCGCACTTGTTGTCGCAGGTTGTGGGCAGACGAAATCCGTTTCGGAGCCAGACCCGTCTACAGCTAGTACTCCAGCAGCGACGGAACGTAAATTAAATGTGCAAGTCAGCTTCTATCCTATGTATGAATTCACCAAAAATGTCGCGGGTGACCTGGCAGATGTACATACACTTGTTCCAGCTGGTATGGAGCCTCATGATTGGGAGCCAACACCGCAAGATATGGCTAGCATTGAGAAAGCAGATGTGCTTGTATACAACGGAGCTGGTATGGAGTCTTGGATTGATCAAGTGAAGGACAGTTTGAGCAATGACAAACTGATACAAGTCGAAGCAAGTAAGGGCATCAACCTGCTTGAAGGCGGAGAGCATGACCATGGTGACGCAGAAGCGGAAGACCACGACCACGACCATGATCATGCCAGCGAAGGAACAGCAGAAGAGCATGACCATGGCCACGATCACGACCATGCTGAATCAGCGACGACAGAAGACCATGCTCATGATCATGGAGACGAAGCAGCTACGGAGGATCATGATCACGACCATGCAGACGAAGCAACAGAAGAGCATTCCCATAGCCATAGCCATAGTCATGATCACGGTGGACTTGATCCACACGTATGGTTGTCACCAGCATTAGCGATACAAGAAGTTCGTAACATTGAAGCTGGCTTAACAGAAGCTGCGCCAGAGTATGCTGAACAATTCAAACAAAATGCGGATGCGTACGTCGCTAAACTAGAAACATTGGATACCGATTTCAAGGCAGCTGTCACAGATAGCAAGCGAAAAGACTTTATTACGCAGCATGCTGCTTTTGGCTATCTTGCACAGGAGTATGGATTGCAACAAGTACCTATCGCAGGATTGTCTCCTGAACAGGAACCATCCGCAGCACAGATGGCATCCGTAATCGATTTTGCGAAGGAACATCAGGTAAAAACGATTTTCTTCGAAACGCTCGTTTCTTCTAAAGTATCCGAGACAATTGCAAATGAAGTAGGTGCGAAGACGGCTGTGTTGAATCCAATTGAAGGGTTAACCGAGGATGAACTTGCAGCAGGAATGGACTACATTAGCGTAATGAGACAGAACTTAGAAGCATTGAAGCTCGCGCTCAACGAATAA
- a CDS encoding M50 family metallopeptidase has translation MNKWLKTILFLVVSVFLTRFIPFSSLFRNLDTMIHEFGHALATLLLSGKVLRIELYADHSGVTYSTMLTPGRSILVSLAGYISASLFAWLLFYLYRKGRHMWGLGIVTAIALVSLLLYVRGEFGMLWLTGFIALNVVIMIFGAKIVKFYYLFLAFLTLEESVLSAMYVGLLSWTQPSRAGDAANLAQQTFMPAMFWGTLFALFALWCAKGALALFFRKESSSGRTSRARSLSK, from the coding sequence TTGAATAAATGGCTCAAAACAATCCTATTTCTAGTCGTCTCTGTATTTCTCACACGATTTATTCCATTCTCATCTTTATTTCGAAACCTAGATACGATGATTCACGAATTCGGTCATGCGCTGGCAACGTTGTTGTTATCGGGCAAAGTATTACGGATTGAACTGTACGCGGATCATAGTGGAGTCACCTATTCCACGATGCTCACACCAGGGCGATCCATTCTTGTCTCCTTAGCAGGTTATATTTCTGCATCATTGTTCGCTTGGTTGTTGTTCTATCTATATCGGAAAGGACGACACATGTGGGGTCTGGGCATTGTTACAGCTATAGCCCTTGTGTCTCTACTGCTCTATGTAAGAGGAGAGTTTGGGATGCTGTGGCTTACCGGTTTTATTGCCTTAAATGTAGTCATTATGATCTTTGGTGCAAAGATCGTGAAGTTCTATTATCTATTCCTCGCATTCTTAACCTTAGAAGAGTCTGTCTTGAGTGCAATGTATGTCGGATTACTGTCCTGGACACAGCCTTCTAGAGCAGGGGATGCAGCTAATCTCGCACAGCAAACGTTCATGCCTGCGATGTTCTGGGGAACATTATTCGCCTTGTTTGCACTCTGGTGTGCCAAAGGCGCATTAGCGTTATTTTTCCGGAAAGAAAGTAGTAGTGGCCGAACATCGCGTGCTCGTAGTTTAAGTAAGTAA